In Streptomyces sclerotialus, the DNA window CCGAGAGCGTCCGGCCCGGCCAGTGTCTTATGACCATGCCGGGCTCGAAGTCCTCGTAGTCGCCTCCGTGCTCTTCGACGTACTCGTTCTCTCCGACACGTCGCAGCGTCACTTGGTCTCCTTCACAGTGCAGAGGGAAGAGATGGGGAACGTGGCTGCCGACCGCCCCCCCTGGCACCGGCACGCGGTCCAAGACAGGGCAGGTCCGAAAGGGGAAACCCGGTACCGGGTTGTCATCCGGCCTCGGCCTGTCCTGACTTCAGCCCGGCGGAAGACGTCCGGCCGAACCGTGCGGCCCACGCCTCGCCCCGGGCCACGGTCGTCCGGGCCTTGCGTACGAAAGGTGGTCCGACCATGTGCCCGTCGACCAGAGTGACGCCGTCACCGGCCGTGCGCACCGCTTCCATTACTCGGCGAGCAGACCGCAGTTCGTTCTCGTCCGGGCGGAACGCCCGGTTGATGGCTTCCAGTTCCTTCGGATGCACGGTGCCCTTGCCGTGGAAGCCCAGTGATCGTGCCTGCTCGATTTCCTGCTGCAACACCGAGGCACTCGCCAGCTGGAAATTGCCGGTGTCGATGCAGGCAATGCCGTGCCGGGCACAGGCGAGTGCCATGGCCTGCCGGGCGGCCAGCAGCCCGTCCCAGCCGATCTCGATGCCCAGAGTGGCTGCCAGGTCTGCCGATCCCAGAATCAACCCGTCGCTCGCTGCAGCGATCTCGTCGATCGCGCCGATCGCCTCCACCGTTTCGACGGTCACGAAAATCTCCGGATGCCAGTCGGCGGAGGTGAACGTCTCACGCAGCAGCAAGGGTTCGGACGGGAACCTGACCATGGTCATGAAGACGAACCCGGGCTTGACCGGAGCGGCCGTGAGCATGGCGATGTCGTGCACTGCCGCCATTGATCCCAGGGGATTGATGCGCACGGCCGAGTTCGCGGGGTTTGGCGATCGGTCGAGCGCCGTACGGCAGATCTTCCGTGCCTCATCCTTGGCCGGGGCGGGCACCGAGTCCTCGAGATCGATGAGGTGGACGTCGGCGTCGTAGTTCCGGGCGGAGACCACCCGGTCCAGGGACAGAGCGGGGGTGTACAGAATGCTGCGCAGGATCGGGCGGGACGAAGCGGTCATGAGCCGGCGCCCTCACACGACTGGGCCACTGATGGGGCTCCGACTTCCGCGAGCACGGCACACAGTTCACGGATCTGCTCGTCGGTGTGGCCGGCCCGCATCATGACCCGCAGGCCCGCCGTGCCGCGGGCGACGATGGGGAAGAACACCGGCGACACGTAGAAGCCCGCCTCGAACACCCGGCGACCCGCCTCGATCACTGT includes these proteins:
- a CDS encoding HpcH/HpaI aldolase/citrate lyase family protein, which codes for MTASSRPILRSILYTPALSLDRVVSARNYDADVHLIDLEDSVPAPAKDEARKICRTALDRSPNPANSAVRINPLGSMAAVHDIAMLTAAPVKPGFVFMTMVRFPSEPLLLRETFTSADWHPEIFVTVETVEAIGAIDEIAAASDGLILGSADLAATLGIEIGWDGLLAARQAMALACARHGIACIDTGNFQLASASVLQQEIEQARSLGFHGKGTVHPKELEAINRAFRPDENELRSARRVMEAVRTAGDGVTLVDGHMVGPPFVRKARTTVARGEAWAARFGRTSSAGLKSGQAEAG